GGCCGACTGGAAATGACTCAGTTACCCTCAGAATTATTCACGTCAATTAAAAATTCCAGGAACTATTACAGCAGGTAACATAAGATGACGCTATGAGGAAGGATGTCTAGTGAATGTGAACAGTTAATAAGCGTAAAGGCTTGCCAGCTAAAATGCTTTACCTACCATCACAAGAGTTGATATAGCGACACTGCGGCAGTATGGACGATTGGCTTTACTTGCTCTAGTGTAGATTTATGATGAACGTTAAACTCAGTTAAGGAGCTATAGCTGTGAAAATGCtggtgttcagtgtttttagaCAAGCTAACTACTAACAAAGTCTTttaactggtaaaaaaaaaaaaagagctagtGAAAGATAAACAGTCAACAGtcgcttttctcttttttaaccAATTAATTGAAGATTTAGGAAAAGTATGAGgtttatatttctttctacACTCCtatctatttaattatttaactgATTTTACTGATGGATTCAGTTATATTTTTGATGCCTTTGTCAGAGCCTGATAATAACCACCCCgagtgttttcagtttaaaataaaagcttgattattttgttcaatattgtaatattaacaaaatacaaaacaaatatccATGGTGATTTTGTTTGACGGTGTTAACAGATTGATATGTTACACAGATTTTGATTAAATGAACATGTGAATCTACAGTCTCCTGCATGACTATCTGGTAGGACTTTTCGTTTCCACAGTATTGCCTTTAATTACGACAGAGCAGGTAAGtatacagtaaaatatacagtagcCACTCCCTTATTTCAGGTCCcaaacatatgcacacactgcTTCAGTTACACCCTCCAGTGTTCAAGTTGGGAACTACAGTCCAGCAGAACCATTGCAGAGGATGTTCCTGCTCTTTTCTCACCTCCGACatgagacagacaggagcaCCAGTCTGTAAGATGACGAAATGATGACAAAGATTGTTTATGATTgtttcttaaaatgttttaactcgtcttttgctcatttttattcttcaaGGATTCTAACAAGCTCTTAATCCTCTCACTTGCTGGCTCCCGTCTCCTTTTCTTGCGACTTTTGATCCCTGCAACCTGTGAGGGCAGGAGGAGGGAAGCCAGTCCCCAAGGTGTGGGAGTGGGTGTGTTGGTTTCACTCTTCTGGAGTAGCCAGGTGCTCTCCTGACACAAAGCCACGAAGCGGTCTAGTTGGGTGGCGTTGACGTTCTTGCTGACGTTCAGAGAGTTTTCGAACGGGTTCTGGATGTGCAGCGGGGCCACCTCCGGCTTGTTCTGCTCTTTgccctggagagagaggagggaacaaTGCCGGtagctgaaaacacatttgtgagcagcagcagctataaGCGCAGGCCTGTATGTACTGTACGTTATGGTCCATCTATCTTATTGGTCATGGTTTTAGCTCTTCCCTGCTGTATCTGGGGCATCCTCTCCACAGGCTAACAGatggcagagggagggagagacatggACATGGCCctggaaaacattttgacagGAGTCATGAAAAAGGAGAAGAATCTAAAAgggtcaaataaaaaaaggcaaGAATGAGCTAGGCTGAAACCTGCTATTCACACCTAACATGTTAGCCGCTGAAGCAGATATGGTCTCCACTTGTGTTTAGCATTTGTAGCTGTCAAATGAACCATCAGTATGTGGGTCAGAGAAAAGTCAAGAACCTTCCATGGTGCTTTGCATGCCGTATCCTGCCCAAAGCCTGACAGTAATGGAGCTGAAGGGATAAAGCGATGGAGCTGTGGGGGTACGGGAGGGACAGAGGATGGCAACATAAAGCCATCAGTCAGAGGAGTGGAGCGAACTGGAGAATTGTGGCACAGTAAAGCAGATTTATGGCTGTTGCTCCACCGGTGAAAGCCTATAGGCATGGGTCACGGCCACAGTCTACCTGCAGGCTTCCTCCGCAGTGTCAAACCTGATATTAGTCTCATATATTAGGCTGCAGGATCCTCTCTTTCCCAGCGACATCAATTCATTAAAATCCAAGCACAAGCAAAGTCCCTGCGACTCAAACACTGTGCCACCAAAAGCATGAAAACCTACTAAATCACCTAAATTACCACAGGTGATGAGTAGAATATTATTCAATGTTACAAATTTTAAGAGGTAAGTTAATTAACTATCCTGTACGACTTGACAAGAAAATTAGCCCTGAACACTCCCTCTGTTATAAACTTTGAGATACAGCAAGATGTGACAAAACAAGACTTGGCTCGATCTTTTCCTGGcttgattttatttataactAGAATTACAACCTCACGCTTGTATGCCCCCGCCagccagtcaagttgcaggaaatatggtcacaatctccccttcctgagttacagcgttgaataatggccagaagtggGTTTGCAGGACATTATGgctctgttcagacctggtattcACATCCACCTTGGGTGATTTTATCCAAAGTGTTCAGCTCTAACTACAGGTGTGAACACATCCATGAGGCACTGAagacgcatttgagatccgatcactcagaccacattaGGAGGTGGTCTGGATCACATGTGGCAGCATTCTGTTCgcagtgtgaacgcaaatgCATCCTGCGCCACATTGAAGGTCACTGAAGATGACTGAAGATGCATATTAATGCCCGGTCTGAACAGAACCattgatgtcacagtgaagttgatctTTGACCGTTTGGATATAAACCACTTCATGATTTTATCCTCTTAGACATTTCTGTtcaattgtgtcataattagtgtatgaattcttgaTTTATGgctgaaaacatattttgagaggttactgtgaccttgacctttgacctgtggccaccaaaatcgaatcagttcatcctggagTCTAACTTTACACTTGTGCCAAAGACATTTCCttgagatatcgcgttcacgaGAAAGGGACGGACGaacaatctgaaaacacactgcCTCTGGCCGTGGCTGTCACCAGCGTGgagacataaaaactcaaagATCAATCCTGGgtgctctcacacacaggcacaaacaggCAATAACAAGATAGATTTGGATTTAAATAGAACAAATATGCATTTGTTTACAGTTAGCATGATGAAGCTCCTAATTGGGATCTTGGCTCATGGAGGCCGGGACCCCTGCGGCTGGCATCTATCACATATGACAGGGACAGctatcatctgtgtgtgtgggaagacACCATCCACCAAACACGGCTTTTATTACCAACAGATTTCTCTGCTGGAGCTCAGCTCTGATGCTGGGGAAGAAAAGttgaaagaaaactgaactgTCTTTCCGTTAGCGCTGTAGCTCGTTCTGAATGCCTTTTCATCTGTGTTCTGGTTTCTCAGTGATGCAGCGGTTTGATTTTTGACTGAAGTTTTCAGCCGTACGAGCAGCAGGATAGCCGGAGTGTTGGACAGACCGTTTTGTGAGTACAGACCGGTGTAAAAACTTTATCACCCTTCATACAAATTGTTACTTATGGCCCAACATATATGGCAACACTAACACATATCTGCAATGAGCTGATTGGTTACGTTGGTAATggaaataatatggcagcaaacaaagATGACAGAGAGCCTGGGGATTAGACTCCAACACACTAATTGTAAGAAttctgtttcagctcagttcaacagatAACAAGTTTTTGTTAAAAGGAGTTACTTGtggtcaaggttgctaggcgacacgAGCAGCGCACTGCAATGCAACAGTAAGCAGCGGGTGCAGCTGGGGGGCGTCCTCTAAAGGATGTGGCCACTGAACTGCGACATAGTTTCAGTCACAACGGCAACACGTCCCATTATATTGTACATAAAACAAGAGCTTTTAAGAAATGAAATACGTAATATTGCTGGTTTCATCTGTCTGATAAAGTGATGGCTTTTTGTCTCTCAGACATAAGTGTCTTTTACGTTAATGTCCCTTACAGCCTTATTCAGATGTGACAGGACATTTAGGGAAAGCTGGCATGTCAAAGGAAGAAGGGTATTTTCTGTCATCTCAAAGAGTGCATCAGTGATGGATTTTAAAACTCTCACATAAATTACCATTTATCAGATAATTCCAGTACCTGTTTTATAATGTTCTGCAAGAGTTCGTTTTGGCTTGTGGCCAAATGACGACCATGAACTGGAACGGTTTGGTCTCGCAATAGAAGAGTTACTTTTTTAACAAATTTTGCTTTAGTTTTGACCTCGACTTCTTCTTGAccatttctcttcttctttgcacCGTGGAAGTTGGTGCCAGGAATCCCTACTCAGTTTTACAATgtttgacacaaacaaacacaaactgtgagtAACCTGATGTTCAGTTGCCTTATTTATGTAACTGTTATGATTAATACTCATTTATTCATCCGGGAAAttggaatgaatgaaaatggaaaatatgggGAGCCAATTGGTCTGATTATTGTTGTGGTTGTACAATGtatttttaacttattttccTGCATCACTGTagtgtcctttttttaaaaatatattttaatgtgcaTAAGAGATTTTAATCAAGTGACAAATTTACTACAGTCCTCTTTACAAAGCGAATgctaaatgtgtttaatttgtttctCTGTGCCACTGCAGCTTTTACATTAATCTGATGGCATCATATTCAAGACTTTTGTCTTAAGACCAACATCATGCTTAAACTGTGCAACTATTTCAACTAGACCTTAATATTAGCTAAAtaatcaaaagtaaaatgtcatcactggGCTAATTCTGTGGTTGCATGCGACTATATGCATATGAATAATCTTATATACCTTTCTGATATTGATGGACTTCATGCTGAATGGAAAAGCAGCGTAGAACTCAAAGAATCCACACAGTAGTTGCTCTGAAACAAGGACAGAAAAGTTACATTAGCATGAAAGGCTCGTTAACAGAAATGTTGTTATCAGTCAAACTGAGTTGCAGCCCTGCAGCCCCGACTCCACGCTCTTGTGCTCACCTAGTGTTTCGGTGTTGCTGTGGAGCTGGATTTTGCTGAAGTCGCTGACAAACGTGCAGTCGTTCCCCTCTATCACGCTCTTGTCCGCGGGACCTTGTGGGACGAGAGCGGGGATACAAGGTAAATGACTGCCTTTACACGCCAATGATGGCTATAAACAAGACGACGATGGATGGTGTCTTGTTTATTGCGTTCATGGAGAGGAAGTCAGAGAGGCACACAGCGCAGGGGTATGTACCCGGATCGTGTCCTTGCTTGGCTGCTTTACGTGTCCAGCACTTGTTACTGGTCTCCTTCACCACAAGGAGGCCGGTgttggttggtgtgtgtgtgtgcgtgtgtgcgtgtgttacaCGACTGTTTAAATAGTtgcatgtgtgctgtgtgcatgtgtgtgtccggAGGAGGCGGGGTCATCAACCTTCCCGGAGTGATGGGTCTTTTATTGTCCTGTAAGCACTCTGTGAGATAGAGTCTGTGCTAAACGGggctgaggaggtggaggtgggggagggggagcgTAGATTGCTTTTGGAAGGCAATTATCAGGCAGCcaaggtgacagagagagggagagtgatggaggagctgcagtggACTCACAGCCAGACCGGTGTGTTGGTGGGTACATTATCACAGGATGCTGGGTGCCATGTTCATTACAGATGTATACATGGTAATAAAAGGCCCTTAAGTCAACTACAGGAGAGGTACAgccaaaatataaaacactgaagctgaagaaaatgaaacaactgCAGACGCCTTGAGGCTGCAGATGAAGGGCATGTTTGGTCATACCCAGCACTGAAATGCTGCTGTTAACTAcagttatacattttttaagtcATGGACAGTTGGTTCACAACCCACAAAGGTCGAAAGACAAATCTGAAAACGTATCTCTGCTGCAccaaattatgtttattttttcatgttttactttagTCTTTGCTTTTGTGAATAACTAGACAACTTTATATTTAAGAACaagcaaaaatgacatttttgggttGAACTGGTCACAACTGGTGTGACCGGAGGTCGCAGGTTGCTTCATTTTAAGGCATCACAAATCTCTGACAACATCCTCTCTTGAAATCCTGATTGTAAATTCTAGAGTTGAAAtaattgtataataataattatagtaaTAAACTGAACATCCTTAAGTTTTGGACAGTTGGTCAGATCAACTAGACATCTGACAACTTTTTCACAATTCTGACATGTTACAGAAAAagcaactaatcaattaattgacaaaATAAGATTGCAGATTAaatcaatcatgaaaataattgttattgtAGCCTTAGGTTATCTGATCAATCACATGCCTCTTTAATGTGAGAATTTGAAGCTTCGTTTTGTCTTATGTgataataaacacaacatttgtgGGTTTGAAtttctgtcagacaaaaaacctatttgaaaatgtcattttgagaAATTATGTGATCAAGATAATTATCATAAATTTAAgtaataatgaaagtaataatTAATCGCAGCCCTAACACACTGTTATATTTTTAACTCTTACGTAAAAGCTATTTAAGTTCAAGTACTCTCTCACAATATATCTTATTTTAGATCATAATATTGATAAATACTGTGCTGTATTAAATTTTCcagaaataaactgtttatgCATAGAATAACCAGacctgtgtgtactgtatgttcttaTCATACCCAGTGAATTAAATACCTGGCAAATCTAGATAATTCATATTGATGCAAAAATCATTACATAATCCAAAATTGCCATATCGTAGTCATGCCAATTGATTTGTGCCATTTCTCAAAAAGCTCTAATGCACCCAGAGATATTAAAGGAATAAAGAAGATGCTATAAACAGAAGAGCGAAATCTACAAGTATATTTAACATCATATCCCCAGGACCTAATTTCAGTTGTTCTGAGGTTatggtggaggggtggggtcAGTCACCATAGCAGGAATGGGGTTAGAAGAACGCAGGGAAGAAGCAATGCATGTAAAGCTTTACGGCACTATGATCCTGTCACACCCGACCTCCAGCATGTGCATCTTTTAAGGATgaagaaaagcaataaaaacatgataatgtACAAAAGGGTGAAACACAAGATATCTCCTGAGTGAAAGGTGCTGCCAGGTGTTACCTGCAAGGTCTCTGAGGTGGTCCAGTGTGGGGATTATGGGAGAGCTCCTCCTCTGCAGGAAGAACAGCACCATGACTGTGAGGGAGAAGTTGGTGATCCAGGCCCCGGGGATGCTGCTGGTGACCCCGTGAGCTCGGGCCCAGCAGCGCACAGTGAACACCAGGCAACGCACCCGCGGGTCCAGCTCTCCGTACAGGTAGAGCAGCTCTGTGCTTTTCATCGCCACCCTGTGGAGAACACACAGCATTACTTCTTCCACTACTGACAGCCACTGTGCCGCATGTTTTAATGGCTTTTAATATGTTACAGTCTTTTGATTTCACAAACCTGTGTAGTCAATAGAGTTTAAgtaaatttaactttaatgtctttaatctttaatgtCTATTGAAGGCAGGTGGTGTAGCCTACTGTTTGCATGTTCGCCCTGTGTCTTCGTGGTTATTTCCTGCAGGTACTCTGGCTTGAATTTCACTTGATGGCCTGCAGGTTGCATTGAACACTGTCCCTACAGATCTGTGATTAAAACAGTATCAGCATAGGCTGAACTGAATGAGACACTGTATTATGTTGAAAGTCAGTGGTCAGTGAAATTAAAACTACACCGAAACCACCACTAGAGAGCAGCCTTTGTCAGTGACTGACTCAGCCACAGTTGTaagtttttctctttcctctcacacacacacatttcacaggCAGGAAAGTGCTACGCTTCAAAGATCTCACTGCGATATAAGAAAAGTCCCCCTCACATCTACCCACAGTGAGTGGTTCAACTCCATTTCCTTAGAAACTGCAGTGGTTTTCTGTACGTTAGCAGGTGTGTACGTTATTTGTGCtgccagcagcagagaccacaATTTCTTTATGGTTGGAAGAGAAGAAGTGAAACGCAAACAAGCCACCACTTTAGCCCCCCTGTTCAGTTTCTCTGTGGCAGGCATGCAACCAATGCATGACTTCCTGCCTGAGTTTGGTTTCTTTTTGGGGGTTTTGCCTGACAGCGAGGTCAAAACAATCttcaataatttaaaaagtagTTTCTGTGAAGCAAGAAACCTATGACCAACTGTAATTGACATTTCGAGACATGACTGTTCCACTGCATGAAACTGATCCATACGTTACTAAAACCCTGCAACACAAGAGTCTGGTTAAAGAATCTTTGATCTTGTTTTGATGTGGCGAATGGTGACGATTGAATACCTGTTGTTggttgtgaggtcacactgaaaGCCAGAGGGCTGGTGGGCAAAACGGACCAGGGGGCATCGGGCATTGAGAATCTTGTGCACGCCGGCGCATCCCGGCCCAAACTGGTCCACACACTCCCCGATGACAGACAGGATGCTCTGGGTGACAGCACGCTCTGAGTTGGCCCTCTTCATCTGGTACTCCAGACAAAGACCTGACTTTGGCTGAAAACAGAGTTTGGAGACGTTTAATGACCACAACACAATTTCCTCTTGTTACCTAAGGCAGTATGTTACTTTACATCAATACACAATTCTCAGTGCACTGTTTATGTACTATATTGTGCCCTTAGTAGCGTCTATAGCACCAACACAGGCTATGTCTGAAAAGTACAATGTTAAGAAGCTGGAcccagtgaatgtttgaaatACTACTTGaaatattatttgattatcaaaattgttgcacaGTAATTGATAGAATGGTAAATGTGTCCtattcactctctcacacacacacacacggctttGCGCTACAGTGCACGGTGCTAGCTTGACTATCAGGAGCAAATTGGgattcagtgtcttgcccaaggacaaATAGACACTGAACACTGAGCAAATGATGaactgtttcagctctacatGAGACAGCAAAAACACTCAACTATACAGTCATAGAAACTTCAATAATTCTGATTCATTATAATCACAATCCCTGACAATCTCCTGCACTTTATTCAGGCTACTAAATTATTATTGGAGTGACACTTTACTTTAGCCGCTCAACCCCTTAGCATTTATAAgaaatatacaaacatttacTAAATgctttataacacactataatgtaatTGTATGTATCGACATTTTGTAACGTttatttaatgtacagtattagTCAACAATTATGCCTCATACTATGaagatattttatataattcatatatttaatttatattattaCAGCTTGTTTTGCTCTATTGTCAGCAGCTTCCACTTTTAGTTACAATtgttgaaaaatatattaataaccACCTTTATCTGCTTAAAACTACATCATAGTGTGTTAAAACCacttattaaacaaaaatataaatatataaatgtatacacAACGCTTAcaaatgctgatgatgctgatgatgtaGAAAAACTCAGCCCTTTTATCACGTTCTCCTACCACATCACTTTAAAGGTTGCAACTGATTCAGAACTTCGCTTTTCACCTGAAAAAAAGAAGCGACACCACATCGTGCCGGTTCTGGCGTCATTACATTGGCTCACTGGTTCTTTAGATTTGGAGGTCTGTTTATTGGGTTTACAAAGATTTAAGTGGCTGAGACTGTATTTTATTAGCATATTAATCTTTATGTGTTTAAGTGACAGTCTTTGAATTACCCCCACTGTATGAAGTGTGCTATATTTATGAAGATGATGCTTGAGTGTTTTCAAAGTAAACGCTTGAAAGAATTTCAAAGAAATGATTGACGCAAAGCAGTCATGTATGTCTGTATACTGTTATAACTCTGCACAGCTCCGCCCTAATGAACTGAAATGGTGGGAAATGACTGTAGTCACAGCGAATGgcagctttttttgttgttgcaagTGGAAAGAGGTAATCTGTTTTGTCCAACTCAGTGCGGTCTAAATCAATAGAAAATCAAAAAGCCTACATATTTTTGTGGTAGATGCGTTGCTGCTTTGCAACATTTTATGTGCAGTAACTGTCTGACCAATtgtgaattgaactgaatttaaatattttgtctgGCTTTACAAATGTAACGTTCTGTTGTCTACAGGTGATGAATACTAATGGACTACCCAAACCCCTGTTATTACCATCTTTATATTCCTCCCACTGATGCCATCGAGGTCCAGAAACATGTCCAGGTCACAGCCCAGCTTCCCGAAGCCGTTCACCGATGAGCCAAATGGCTTAAtgttgcattctgggaaataagCAGCAGCAATGTCCTTGAGCAGGGAGCAGACAAGAAAACGCAGCCTGCTGTTCTCCTCTGTGAGCTGATAGGCTTCTGTCAGGGAGGTTATCTGCTGGTCGATCTGACGGGAAATAAGGAGACAGGCCAATCCTTGAGGCATGTAGCTCATCTTTTATACTTTAAGGGATCTATTTAAATGGATCCACACgtgcagtgcattcagaaagtatccagaccccttcacttttttcatattttgttatgttgcagccttaaaattaaattcattttccctcatcaatctacactcagtaACAGATAATGACAAAGGAAATTTTTACAAACTTATTTatgaggaaaaactgaaatatcacattgacatattCAGACCCTTAACTATGACACCTGAAATTTACCTCCGgctcccctcttttctcttgatcatcttcgAGATGTTTCCAAATCTCATAGAtgacaatgcatatcagagcaaaaaccaagccatgaggatgaaggaactgcctgcacaGCTCAGGGACAGGATTGTGTCAAGGCTCAGATCTGGGGGAGGATACAAAAAcattctgctgcattgaaggttcctgAGAGCACAGTGTGGCCTTTTCCAACAGGAAAATGACCCTGAGCATGGAGCCAGGACAATGCAAAATACAACTGTCCATGGACGGTCCACATCCAACTggacagagcctgagaggatctgtaaagaagaatggcagaaaatccccaaatacAGGTCTGCAAAGCTTGATGCGACttacccaagaagacttgaggctgtaatctctgccaaaggtgcttcaactgAATACTGACTAAAAAGTCTGAATTCGTATGTCTGTGTGACATtgcagtttttcctttttaattaatttaaatttcagtttctgCTTCATCATTATGGGACATTGAATGTGAATTGATGAGGGATTGATAACATGAAACCGTTTTAACCTTCAGGCTGCAACatagcaaaatgtgaaaaaagtgaaggggtctgaatactttctggattgtttttttctttcaagttaAATCTAAGTCACTGGAATAATCCTCAAATCTAAACTGAAATCCTGAATGTGTTACTTTACTTACACTCTCCTCTCTGGACAGTCTCTGTATGAGCTCATTGATGGGAATGGTGGTTTGTG
This DNA window, taken from Seriola aureovittata isolate HTS-2021-v1 ecotype China chromosome 20, ASM2101889v1, whole genome shotgun sequence, encodes the following:
- the mtpap gene encoding poly(A) RNA polymerase, mitochondrial isoform X1, with protein sequence MASSIAVCRLHMRGRGRLVKCLQKVDTFLHRSIGTNVVAAQSEATRKDESDEKEKDGRKSLYVVQAERQEQAEKSVLISCNSRTNEKKFLKHLSRHGDIKKHFFYESYGMYAVVEFVNQESVASLLEEAAIPSVSHESMVPFKSRLLSLRNVGSVASPNQQPGQQCQPQTTIPINELIQRLSREESIDQQITSLTEAYQLTEENSRLRFLVCSLLKDIAAAYFPECNIKPFGSSVNGFGKLGCDLDMFLDLDGISGRNIKMPKSGLCLEYQMKRANSERAVTQSILSVIGECVDQFGPGCAGVHKILNARCPLVRFAHQPSGFQCDLTTNNRVAMKSTELLYLYGELDPRVRCLVFTVRCWARAHGVTSSIPGAWITNFSLTVMVLFFLQRRSSPIIPTLDHLRDLAGPADKSVIEGNDCTFVSDFSKIQLHSNTETLEQLLCGFFEFYAAFPFSMKSINIRKGKEQNKPEVAPLHIQNPFENSLNVSKNVNATQLDRFVALCQESTWLLQKSETNTPTPTPWGLASLLLPSQVAGIKSRKKRRREPASERIKSLLESLKNKNEQKTS
- the mtpap gene encoding poly(A) RNA polymerase, mitochondrial isoform X2; amino-acid sequence: MYAVVEFVNQESVASLLEEAAIPSVSHESMVPFKSRLLSLRNVGSVASPNQQPGQQCQPQTTIPINELIQRLSREESIDQQITSLTEAYQLTEENSRLRFLVCSLLKDIAAAYFPECNIKPFGSSVNGFGKLGCDLDMFLDLDGISGRNIKMPKSGLCLEYQMKRANSERAVTQSILSVIGECVDQFGPGCAGVHKILNARCPLVRFAHQPSGFQCDLTTNNRVAMKSTELLYLYGELDPRVRCLVFTVRCWARAHGVTSSIPGAWITNFSLTVMVLFFLQRRSSPIIPTLDHLRDLAGPADKSVIEGNDCTFVSDFSKIQLHSNTETLEQLLCGFFEFYAAFPFSMKSINIRKGKEQNKPEVAPLHIQNPFENSLNVSKNVNATQLDRFVALCQESTWLLQKSETNTPTPTPWGLASLLLPSQVAGIKSRKKRRREPASERIKSLLESLKNKNEQKTS